From one Gossypium hirsutum isolate 1008001.06 chromosome D08, Gossypium_hirsutum_v2.1, whole genome shotgun sequence genomic stretch:
- the LOC107944935 gene encoding 60S ribosomal protein L38, with translation MFKNPKQIHEIKDFLLTARRKDACSVKIKKSKDFVKFKARCSKYLYTLCVSDAEKADKLKQSLPRGTSI, from the exons ATGTTTAAGAAT CCTAAGCAGATTCATGAGATCAAGGACTTCCTTCTGACTGCCAGAAGGAAAGATGCATGCTCTGTAAAGATCAAGAAGAGCAAAGATTTTGTCAAGTTCAAGGCCCGCTGCTCCAAGTACTTGTACACACTTTGCGTGTCGGATGCTGAGAAGGCTGACAAGTTGAAGCAGTCCCTTCCTCGAGGTACATCTATATAA
- the LOC107940225 gene encoding protein NETWORKED 1D, with translation MATVKRSNSKGMYSWWWNSHISPKNSRWLQENLTDMDTRVKQMIKLIEEDADSFARRAEMYYKKRPELMKLVEEFYRAYRALAERYDHATGVLRQAHQTMAEAFPNQFVDDTPGGSAAEVDPSTPEMQPSVRAFLEPDELQKDTVGLSSHAIKRNGAFTEESDSANFRKGLKQFSDLFGSEEAINHVKFAEGRAREDLSFNDIEKKEKSPGYNGGSNLRERASKAEMEIATLKKTLARLEAEKEAGLLEYQQSLDRLSALESEVSRAQEDSRGHSEQASKAEAEVQTLKDALTKLGAERDANLVQYQQCLEKINDLENSISHAQKEAAELNERASKAEIEAQALKQDLARVEAEKEDALAQYNQCSEMISNLEEKLLNAEESATRMTERAEKAESELETLKQVVIELTKDKEAATLRYQQWLETISSLEKKLACAQEETQRLNNEIDDGAAKLKGAEERCDLLDRTNQSLHAELESMAQTIGDQNRELTEKQEELGRLWTSVQEEHLRFMEAETAFQTLQHLHSQSQEELRAMAAEIQNRAQILQDIETRNHGLEDELQRVKEENKGLNEINLSSAMSIKNLQDEILSLRETISKLDAEVELRVDQRNALQQEIYCLKEELNDFNKRHKDMTGQLESVCLSPENFASSVKELQEENTKLKDISKKDGDEKMELLEKLKIMEELNEKNALLENSLSDLNIELEGVRGKLKTLEESYQSLSEEKSILVVEKDTLISQLQIATENLDKLTEKNNFMENSLFDSNAELEELRIKLTGLENSCLLLGNDKSGLITEREGLISQLDVSQKRLEDLEKRYQGLEEKYGGLEKERESTVREVEELQKSLEAEKQEHASVVCLNETQVTALESQIHFLQQEIQRWKKEYEEELHKAMNSQVEIFVLQKCAQDLEEKILSLLLECRKLLEASKVSEKLISELELGNSEKQIVIQSVCDQISLLRMGLYQMLRVLEIDAIYGYDDETKLDQTVIDCVFGRLHEMLNSLMKSLGENQQFVIENSVLIALLRQLKLDAENLVTEKKKEVELWETQAIALFGELQISAVREVFFEQKVHEVIKKCEILESRSISKAAELEALERSVRTMEHENGGIEAQLSAYKSTIVSLLDSVTSLETRTLLHPKLPTDCDEQVKDLNLRTDLHAENCQQASEDQIALVPDGFSDLQGIPTRIRAIEKAVVEMEKVAMLENSNLNSKLEAAMKQIEELSSCQESVGTKKHMDARRGGRELSHGLGNNVRMPRPKSEISEEDNDMMTKDIMLDQISESTSYGLSRRETEETFESSETNKHDVRADSKVGKARKGHKGKSPTESLVKKLIVDKVGSKSFKEPNRQGSKRNILQRLDSDAQKLANLQITVQDLKKKVEITEKGKKGKGIDYGTVKEQLEEAEEAITKLVDANRKLMTQVEDGSRYPDGKSASESDESGSVRKQRVSEQAQGGSEKIGRLQLEVQKLQFLLLQLDDEKGNRGQARVTDQKRRVILRDYLYSGVRNMQKKKKAPFCACVKPATKGD, from the exons ATGGCGACTGTTAAGCGTTCGAATTCGAAAGGCATGTACTCGTGGTGGTGGAACAGTCATATAAGCCCTAAAAACTCTAGATGGCTCCAAGAGAATCTAACAG ATATGGATACTAGAGTCAAGCAAATGATCAAGCTCATTGAAGAAGATGCTGATTCCTTTGCTAGGCGAGCAGAGATGTATTACAAGAAGCGGCCGGAGTTGATGAAGTTGGTAGAAGAGTTTTATCGAGCATACCGTGCCTTGGCTGAAAGATATGATCATGCAACTGGGGTGCTTCGTCAGGCGCATCAAACCATGGCAGAAGCATTTCCGAACCAATTTGTAGATGATACACCAGGAGGTTCCGCTGCTGAAGTTGATCCCTCTACTCCTGAGATGCAACCATCCGTACGTGCATTTTTGGAGCCTGATGAGCTGCAGAAGGACACTGTGGGACTCTCTTCACATGCTATCAAGAGAAATGGAGCGTTCACAGAAGAATCTGATTCAGCAAATTTCAGAAAGGGTCTTAAACAGTTCAGTGATTTGTTTGGTTCTGAAGAAGCTATAAACCACGTCAAATTTGCAGAAGGAAGGGCAAGAGAAGACCTCAGCTTTAATGATATAGAGAAGAAAGAGAAAAGTCCAGGATACAATGGGGGCTCCAATCTCCGAGAACGAGCGAGTAAAGCTGAGATGGAAATTGCAACCTTGAAGAAGACTCTTGCTAGGTTAGAAGCTGAAAAAGAAGCTGGCTTACTTGAGTACCAGCAGAGTTTGGATAGATTGTCTGCTCTTGAGAGCGAGGTCTCTCGTGCACAAGAAGATTCCCGGGGCCATAGTGAACAAGCAAGTAAAGCTGAAGCTGAAGTTCAGACTTTGAAGGATGCACTCACCAAACTTGGGGCTGAAAGGGATGCTAATCTTGTTCAATACCAGCAGTGCTTGGAGAAAATAAATGATCTTGAGAACAGTATTTCTCATGCTCAAAAGGAAGCAGCAGAACTGAATGAACGAGCTAGTAAAGCTGAAATCGAAGCTCAAGCCTTAAAGCAGGACCTTGCTCGTGTAGAAGCTGAAAAGGAAGATGCTCTAGCTCAATATAATCAGTGTTCGGAGATGATAAGCAATCTGGAAGAAAAATTATTGAATGCTGAAGAAAGTGCCACAAGGATGACTGAACGAGCTGAGAAAGCTGAAAGCGAACTAGAAACTTTGAAGCAAGTAGTTATTGAGCTGACAAAAGATAAGGAAGCAGCTACTCTTCGATACCAGCAGTGGTTAGAGACGATTTCCAGCCTGGAAAAGAAACTTGCTTGTGCCCAGGAGGAGACTCAAAGGCTCAACAATGAGATAGATGATGGGGCTGCGAAGTTAAAAGGTGCTGAAGAAAGGTGTGATCTGTTGGACAGAACGAATCAGAGTCTGCATGCTGAATTGGAGTCTATGGCACAAACAATTGGGGATCAAAATAGAGAACTAACAGAGAAGCAGGAGGAGTTGGGGAGACTTTGGACCTCCGTACAAGAGGAACACTTGAGATTTATGGAGGCCGAAACAGCATTTCAAACTCTCCAGCATCTGCACTCTCAATCTCAGGAAGAACTAAGAGCTATGGCCGCAGAGATTCAGAATAGGGCTCAAATTTTACAGGACATTGAAACTCGTAATCATGGTTTGGAGGATGAACTACAGAGAGTCAAGGAAGAGAATAAAGGCTTGAATGAAATCAATTTAAGTTCCGCAATGTCCATCAAGAATTTGCAAGATGAAATCTTAAGCTTAAGGGAGACTATATCAAAACTTGATGCTGAGGTTGAACTTAGAGTGGATCAGAGGAATGCTCTTCAACAAGAAATTTACTGTTTGAAAGAGGAACTCAATGACTTTAACAAGAGACACAAGGATATGACAGGGCAGTTGGAATCAGTTTGCTTAAGTCCGGAAAACTTTGCATCATCCGTGAAGGAATTGCAGGAAGAGAACACAAAGCTAAAAGATATCAGCAAAAAGGACGGTGATGAAAAGATGGAGCTCCTAGAGAAGTTGAAAATCATGGAGGAACTTAATGAGAAAAATGCCCTTTTGGAGAATTCCCTCTCGGATTTGAATATTGAGCTAGAAGGTGTTCGGGGGAAACTAAAGACATTGGAAGAATCTTATCAATCTCTTTCGGAAGAGAAATCCATCCTTGTTGTAGAGAAGGACACACTCATTTCTCAGCTACAGATTGCTACTGAGAATCTGGATAAGCTTACAGAGAAGAATAACTTTATGGAGAATTCCCTTTTTGATTCTAATGCCGAACTTGAAGAATTGAGGATAAAATTAACAGGCTTAGAAAATTCATGCTTGTTGCTTGGCAACGACAAGTCTGGCCTGATAACGGAGAGAGAAGGTTTGATCTCTCAGTTGGATGTAAGCCAGAAAAGGCTGGAAGATTTAGAAAAAAGATACCAGGGATTGGAAGAAAAATATGGAGGTCTGGAGAAAGAGAGAGAATCAACAGTTCGTGAAGTAGAAGAGCTACAAAAGTCTCTTGAGGCAGAGAAGCAAGAACATGCTAGTGTTGTGTGTCTTAATGAAACCCAAGTAACTGCTTTGGAATCTCAGATCCATTTTCTACAACAGGAAATTCAGCGCTGGAAGAAAGAATATGAAGAGGAACTGCACAAGGCCATGAATTCTCAGGTAGAAATTTTCGTCTTGCAGAAATGCGCACAAGACCTGGAAGAGAAAATTTTATCCCTTTTGCTCGAGTGTAGGAAACTCTTGGAAGCTTCCAAAGTATCAGAAAAACTTATCTCAGAATTGGAGCTTGGAAATTCCGAAAAGCAAATAGTGATACAATCTGTATGTGACCAAATTAGCTTACTCAGGATGGGGCTTTATCAGATGTTGAGAGTTCTTGAGATTGATGCTATTTATGGCTATGATGATGAGACCAAACTAGACCAAACAGTTATTGACTGTGTATTTGGCCGACTCCACGAGATGCTAAATTCACTTATGAAGTCCCTAGGTGAAAATCAACAATTTGTAATTGAGAATTCGGTTCTTATTGCACTGCTCAGGCAACTGAAACTAGATGCAGAAAATCTTGTTACTGAGAAGAAAAAAGAGGTTGAACTTTGGGAAACTCAGGCCATTGCATTGTTTGGTGAGCTACAGATTTCGGCTGTCCGTGAAGTATTTTTCGAACAGAAGGTTCACGAGGTCATTAAGAAATGTGAAATCCTTGAAAGTAGAAGTATTTCCAAAGCTGCGGAGTTAGAAGCGCTGGAAAGAAGTGTTCGAACCATGGAACATGAGAACGGAGGGATTGAAGCGCAGTTGTCAGCATATAAATCCACTATTGTTTCTCTTTTGGACAGCGTTACCTCTTTGGAGACTCGAACTCTCTTGCATCCTAAACTTCCCACAGATTGTGATGAACAAGTAAAG GATTTGAATCTGAGGACTGACTTGCATGCTGAAAACTGTCAACAAGCAAGTGAAGATCAAATTGCCTTGGTTCCGGATGGCTTTTCGGACTTGCAGGGTATCCCTACGAGAATTAGAGCTATTGAAAAAGCGGTGGTGGAAATGGAAAAGGTTGCAATGCTGGAAAACTCGAATCTCAATTCCAAACTAGAGGCTGCAATGAAACAGATTGAAGAACTAAGCTCATGTCAAGAAAGCGTCGGAACAAAGAAGCACATGGATGCTAGGCGAGGAGGGAGGGAACTTAGCCATGGACTCGGTAACAATGTCAGAATGCCGAGACCAAAAAGTGAAATATCTGAAGAGGACAATGATATGATGACAAAAGACATAATGCTTGATCAGATATCCGAGTCCACATCCTATGGGTTAAGCAGGAGAGAAACAGAAGAGACATTCGAGTCATCGGAAACCAACAAACATGATGTTAGAGCTGACTCGAAAGTTGGCAAGGCTCGGAAGGGACACAAGGGCAAAAGTCCTACTGAATCACTTGTGAAGAAGTTGATTGTAGATAAAGTGGGTTCTAAGAGCTTTAAAGAACCGAACCGACAAGGAAGCAAGAGGAACATTTTACAAAGACTCGATTCCGATGCACAAAAGTTGGCTAACCTTCAAATAACCGTACAGGATCTAAAGAAGAAGGTCGAGATAACCGAGAAAGGCAAAAAGGGGAAAGGAATTGATTATGGTACAGTCAAAGAGCAGCTAGAAGAAGCTGAGGAAGCCATCACGAAGCTTGTTGATGCCAATCGCAAATTAATGACGCAAGTTGAAGATGGTTCTCGATACCCTGATGGGAAATCAGCATCAGAATCTGATGAGAGTGGTAGTGTTAGGAAACAAAGAGTATCAGAACAAGCTCAAGGAGGGTCTGAGAAGATCGGGCGGTTGCAGTTAGAGGTACAGAAACTACAGTTTCTCTTACTGCAGCTCGATGATGAAAAAGGAAACAGAGGACAAGCCCGAGTCACTGATCAGAAAAGACGAGTTATATTGCGGGACTATCTTTACAGTGGGGTAAGAAACATgcagaagaagaagaaagcaCCCTTTTGTGCATGTGTTAAACCCGCAACTAAAGGAGATTGA
- the LOC107940231 gene encoding protein ANTAGONIST OF LIKE HETEROCHROMATIN PROTEIN 1 isoform X2, translating into MVKCLLIPSNEEEGFKYFFRVAKKTFDYICSLVREDLVSRPPSGLINIEGRLLSVEKQVAIALRRLASGESQVSVGASFGVGQSTVSQVTWRFIEALEERAKHHLKWPNSDRMEQIKLKFEALFGLPNCCGAIDSTHIIMTLPAVETSDDWCDQESNYSMFLQGIVDHEMRFLDIVTGWPGGMSVSRLLKCSGFFRLCEAGDRLNGSIRTLSEGLETREFIIGGGAYPLLPWLITPYENNNLSSSMCTNFNAKHEDARSLGVRAFSQLKGSWRILNKVMWRPDKRKLPSIILVCCLLHNIIIDNGDQLHPDVALSGHHDSGYGEQCCKQIDPMGETVRETLAKYLLQK; encoded by the exons ATGGTTAAAT GTCTTTTGATTCCATCAAATGAGGAAGAAGGGTTCAAGTATTTCTTTAGGGTTGCAAAGAAGACATTTGATTACATTTGTTCCCTTGTGAGAGAAGACCTTGTGTCAAGGCCACCATCAGGGCTTATTAACATTGAAGGAAGACTTTTAAGTGTTGAAAAACAAGTTGCAATTGCCCTTCGAAGGTTAGCATCCGGCGAGTCACAGGTATCGGTTGGAGCTTCGTTCGGTGTTGGTCAATCTACAGTTTCTCAAGTGACTTGGAGATTCATCGAAGCGTTAGAAGAACGTGCTAAGCACCATCTTAAATGGCCTAATTCCGATAGAATGGagcaaattaaattgaaattcgaAGCTTTATTCGGGTTGCCTAATTGTTGTGGAGCTATAGATTCAACACATATTATCATGACTCTACCGGCAGTTGAAACTTCAGATGATTGGTGTGACCAAGAGAGCAATTACAGTATGTTCTTGCAGGGAATCGTTGACCACGAGATGCGGTTTCTCGATATCGTAACTGGTTGGCCTGGTGGTATGAGTGTGTCTAGATTACTCAAATGTTCAGGATTTTTCAGGCTCTGTGAAGCCGGGGATCGTTTGAATGGAAGTATAAGGACATTATCAGAAGGACTAGAAACGAGAGAATTCATAATCGGTGGTGGTGCGTACCCTCTTCTTCCCTGGCTTATAACCCCATACGAAAACAACAACCTCTCTTCTTCAATGTGTACTAATTTTAATGCCAAGCATGAAGATGCGAGGTCACTCGGGGTGAGGGCGTTTTCGCAGTTGAAGGGTAGCTGGAGAATTCTTAACAAAGTCATGTGGAGACCAGATAAACGGAAATTGCCAAGTATCATTTTGGTATGTTGTTTGCTTCATAATATCATCATTGATAATGGAGATCAGTTACATCCCGATGTTGCTTTATCTGGACACCACGATTCCGGTTACGGCGAGCAATGCTGTAAGCAGATTGATCCAATGGGTGAAACTGTGCGGGAAACTCTAGCCAAATACTTGTTGCAAAAGTAA
- the LOC107940231 gene encoding protein ANTAGONIST OF LIKE HETEROCHROMATIN PROTEIN 1 isoform X1, whose product MAPLKKSKKTKKSSKKLKKNKSVSVVPVERRVNEPDWWDSFWHKNSTTGLLIPSNEEEGFKYFFRVAKKTFDYICSLVREDLVSRPPSGLINIEGRLLSVEKQVAIALRRLASGESQVSVGASFGVGQSTVSQVTWRFIEALEERAKHHLKWPNSDRMEQIKLKFEALFGLPNCCGAIDSTHIIMTLPAVETSDDWCDQESNYSMFLQGIVDHEMRFLDIVTGWPGGMSVSRLLKCSGFFRLCEAGDRLNGSIRTLSEGLETREFIIGGGAYPLLPWLITPYENNNLSSSMCTNFNAKHEDARSLGVRAFSQLKGSWRILNKVMWRPDKRKLPSIILVCCLLHNIIIDNGDQLHPDVALSGHHDSGYGEQCCKQIDPMGETVRETLAKYLLQK is encoded by the exons ATGGCTCCGCTCAAAAAATCCAAGAAAACGAAGAAATCGtccaagaaattgaagaaaaacaaaAGCGTTTCCGTGGTTCCAGTGGAACGCAGAGTTAACGAGCCCGATTGGTGGGATAGTTTTTGGCACAAGAACTCTACTACAG GTCTTTTGATTCCATCAAATGAGGAAGAAGGGTTCAAGTATTTCTTTAGGGTTGCAAAGAAGACATTTGATTACATTTGTTCCCTTGTGAGAGAAGACCTTGTGTCAAGGCCACCATCAGGGCTTATTAACATTGAAGGAAGACTTTTAAGTGTTGAAAAACAAGTTGCAATTGCCCTTCGAAGGTTAGCATCCGGCGAGTCACAGGTATCGGTTGGAGCTTCGTTCGGTGTTGGTCAATCTACAGTTTCTCAAGTGACTTGGAGATTCATCGAAGCGTTAGAAGAACGTGCTAAGCACCATCTTAAATGGCCTAATTCCGATAGAATGGagcaaattaaattgaaattcgaAGCTTTATTCGGGTTGCCTAATTGTTGTGGAGCTATAGATTCAACACATATTATCATGACTCTACCGGCAGTTGAAACTTCAGATGATTGGTGTGACCAAGAGAGCAATTACAGTATGTTCTTGCAGGGAATCGTTGACCACGAGATGCGGTTTCTCGATATCGTAACTGGTTGGCCTGGTGGTATGAGTGTGTCTAGATTACTCAAATGTTCAGGATTTTTCAGGCTCTGTGAAGCCGGGGATCGTTTGAATGGAAGTATAAGGACATTATCAGAAGGACTAGAAACGAGAGAATTCATAATCGGTGGTGGTGCGTACCCTCTTCTTCCCTGGCTTATAACCCCATACGAAAACAACAACCTCTCTTCTTCAATGTGTACTAATTTTAATGCCAAGCATGAAGATGCGAGGTCACTCGGGGTGAGGGCGTTTTCGCAGTTGAAGGGTAGCTGGAGAATTCTTAACAAAGTCATGTGGAGACCAGATAAACGGAAATTGCCAAGTATCATTTTGGTATGTTGTTTGCTTCATAATATCATCATTGATAATGGAGATCAGTTACATCCCGATGTTGCTTTATCTGGACACCACGATTCCGGTTACGGCGAGCAATGCTGTAAGCAGATTGATCCAATGGGTGAAACTGTGCGGGAAACTCTAGCCAAATACTTGTTGCAAAAGTAA